One part of the Methylobacterium terrae genome encodes these proteins:
- a CDS encoding GNAT family N-acetyltransferase, with the protein MRKAERNPALAARFLDDPAERLAAFDAFAGMYAALKTRKGFSNDFDTAAYRDLAANDPHHVMLEIREDGELCLVRIAHLSRDRFTDFFTASTERAKANAAAYLAVWSFLRRGAEAGCRVFDFGGIDPAGNRGVYDFKRGLTRNVASSGPLWLHGRSRLVTAAAGALLAR; encoded by the coding sequence CTGCGCAAGGCCGAGCGCAACCCGGCGCTCGCCGCCCGCTTCCTCGACGACCCGGCCGAGCGGCTCGCCGCCTTCGACGCCTTCGCGGGCATGTACGCGGCCCTGAAGACCCGGAAGGGGTTCTCGAACGACTTCGATACCGCCGCCTACCGCGACCTCGCGGCGAACGACCCGCACCACGTCATGCTGGAGATCCGGGAGGACGGCGAGCTCTGCCTGGTGCGGATCGCGCATCTCAGCCGGGACCGCTTCACCGACTTCTTCACCGCCTCGACCGAGCGCGCCAAGGCGAACGCCGCCGCCTATCTCGCGGTGTGGAGCTTCCTCCGCCGCGGCGCCGAGGCGGGCTGCCGGGTGTTCGATTTCGGCGGGATCGACCCGGCCGGCAACCGCGGCGTCTACGATTTCAAGCGCGGGCTCACCCGCAACGTCGCCTCGAGCGGGCCGCTCTGGCTCCACGGCCGCAGCCGCCTCGTGACCGCGGCGGCAGGCGCCCTGCTCGCCCGGTGA